A single region of the Nicotiana sylvestris chromosome 6, ASM39365v2, whole genome shotgun sequence genome encodes:
- the LOC138871153 gene encoding uncharacterized protein, giving the protein MKGLSINVPLVEAFEQMPVYAKFIKDIVTKKRSINFEIIKVTHQVSEILHSMAHKLEDLDAFTIPCTIGSVDFAKALCHFGASINLCPTVFKTSGIRKPRPTSIRLQMVDRTMKLPLGVIKDVLV; this is encoded by the coding sequence ATGAAAGGTCTCTCTATCAATGTGCCATTGGTGGAAGCTTTTGAACAAATGCCTGTTTATGCCAAGTTTATAAAAGATATTGTGACCAAGAAGAGGTcgataaattttgaaataatcAAGGTCACCCACCAAGTGAGTGAAATTTTACATTCCATGGCTCATAAGTTGGAGGATCTCGATGCTTTTACAATTCCTTGTACTATTGGAAGTGTtgattttgctaaagctctttgtcATTTTGGGGCGAGTATCAATTTATGCCCTACAGTATTCAAAACTTCGGGGATTAggaaaccaagacccacatctatAAGGTTGCAAATGGTCGATCGCACAATGAAGCTACCGTTGGGAGTGATTAAGGATGTTTTGGTCTGA